In the Streptomyces sp. f51 genome, one interval contains:
- a CDS encoding GAF domain-containing protein, producing the protein MPRDHMPSAERSADSAEAPFLELLARGASADAYERPVLLARAEGLPDGHVTALEQAKLLALDVRAEIEGRRRREAELSALFETAHDLAGLRDLDAVLRAIVQRARSLLGTDIAYLSLNDAARGDTYMRVTEGSVAARFQQLRLGMGEGLGGLVAQTARPYVTDDYFKDERFRHTLTIDAGVQDEGLVAILGVPLMIGPQVIGVLFAADRRARVFEREQIALLGSFAALAAAAIDSANALTDTRSALDRLGRANEIIRDRSAVIERASDVHDRLAELVLRGGGVQDVAAAVSEVLDGTVEFTEPGGTPPTAVEAARSAGHAVRHGEDWVVAVAAGGELLGALVLRGHPGLDPVDQRTLERAAMVTSLLLLARRSASEAEQRVRGELLDDLLDARDRDPGLLRERAARLHADLDGPHVVLAARFDAVPDDAGRQAGARRRLWSAASHLAATRHGLAATRDGGTVLLLPLGPGDTATGLARRTANELGTAVQEAVTVGASAPVDRLAVHPEAVAAAYTEGRRCLETLRLLGRAGDGAAAEDFGFLGLLLAGDRDISGFVGRTIGGVVAYDERRGTDLLRTLDAYFASGMSPARTKDALHVHVNTVAQRLERVGRLLGDDWQSPARILEIQLALRLHGLSSEGPR; encoded by the coding sequence ATGCCCCGCGATCACATGCCATCAGCCGAGCGCTCCGCCGACAGCGCGGAAGCGCCGTTCCTGGAACTCCTCGCCCGAGGAGCGAGTGCCGACGCCTATGAGCGGCCGGTGCTGCTCGCCCGCGCCGAGGGACTGCCCGACGGGCACGTCACCGCGCTCGAACAGGCCAAGCTGCTCGCTCTGGACGTGCGCGCGGAGATAGAGGGACGGCGCCGTCGCGAGGCCGAGCTCTCCGCGCTGTTCGAGACGGCGCACGACCTCGCGGGCCTGCGCGACCTGGACGCGGTGCTGCGCGCGATCGTGCAACGGGCCCGGTCGCTGCTGGGCACGGACATCGCCTACCTCAGCCTGAACGACGCGGCCAGGGGCGACACCTATATGCGTGTCACCGAGGGCTCGGTCGCCGCGCGCTTCCAGCAGCTTCGGCTCGGCATGGGCGAGGGCCTGGGCGGACTCGTCGCACAGACCGCCCGCCCCTATGTCACCGACGACTACTTCAAGGACGAACGCTTCCGGCACACCCTGACCATCGACGCCGGCGTTCAGGACGAGGGGCTCGTCGCGATTCTCGGTGTGCCCCTGATGATCGGGCCCCAGGTCATCGGCGTGCTCTTCGCCGCGGACCGCAGAGCACGGGTCTTCGAGCGCGAGCAGATCGCGCTGCTCGGCTCGTTCGCGGCCCTCGCCGCGGCGGCCATCGACTCGGCGAACGCGCTGACGGACACGCGCTCCGCCCTGGACCGCCTCGGCCGGGCCAACGAGATCATCCGCGACCGCAGCGCGGTGATCGAGCGCGCCTCCGACGTCCACGACCGGCTGGCCGAACTGGTTCTGCGTGGTGGGGGAGTGCAGGACGTCGCCGCCGCGGTCTCCGAAGTCCTTGACGGAACCGTCGAGTTCACGGAACCCGGCGGCACACCGCCCACGGCCGTCGAAGCCGCCCGCTCCGCCGGGCACGCCGTCCGCCACGGCGAGGACTGGGTCGTCGCGGTGGCGGCGGGAGGCGAGCTGCTCGGCGCCCTGGTGCTGCGCGGACATCCGGGCCTCGACCCCGTGGACCAGCGGACGCTGGAACGCGCCGCCATGGTCACCTCACTGCTCCTGCTGGCCAGACGCTCCGCCTCCGAGGCCGAACAACGGGTACGCGGCGAGTTGTTGGACGACCTGCTCGATGCCCGGGACCGCGATCCGGGTCTGCTGCGGGAACGGGCGGCGCGGCTGCACGCCGACCTCGACGGCCCCCACGTGGTGCTCGCGGCCCGCTTCGACGCGGTGCCCGACGACGCCGGCCGCCAGGCCGGGGCGCGCAGACGCCTGTGGTCCGCGGCCTCCCACCTCGCCGCCACCCGCCATGGACTGGCCGCGACCCGCGACGGCGGCACCGTCCTGCTGCTCCCGCTCGGGCCCGGCGACACGGCGACGGGCCTGGCCCGCCGCACGGCCAACGAGCTGGGCACGGCCGTCCAGGAGGCGGTGACCGTGGGCGCGTCCGCACCCGTCGACCGCCTCGCGGTCCATCCCGAGGCAGTGGCCGCGGCCTACACGGAGGGCCGGCGCTGCCTGGAAACGCTGCGCCTGCTCGGCCGCGCCGGGGACGGCGCGGCAGCCGAGGACTTCGGCTTCCTCGGACTGCTGCTGGCCGGGGACCGGGACATCTCCGGATTCGTCGGCCGGACGATCGGAGGAGTCGTCGCCTATGACGAGCGGCGTGGCACGGACCTGCTGCGCACCCTCGACGCGTACTTCGCCAGCGGGATGAGTCCGGCCCGTACGAAGGACGCCCTGCATGTGCATGTGAACACCGTGGCCCAGCGGCTGGAGCGGGTGGGGCGCCTGCTCGGGGACGACTGGCAGAGCCCGGCTCGCATATTGGAGATCCAACTCGCCCTGAGACTGCACGGGTTGTCGTCGGAGGGACCGCGCTGA
- a CDS encoding DUF6643 family protein — MTSPRSTYGGGYYSAFQDTPIYDSLVAERGTPQIAPIRVPSAYDPGMSNNLPALPSALPALPAGPSSYGYQQAQQPSPLQQAQAPYIPQQMGAPRGYPSPQPQQPRPMAAGTGFEAMRPAAPRPAPAPYQDPYNGQQYRGY, encoded by the coding sequence ATGACCTCCCCCCGCTCCACCTATGGCGGCGGTTACTACTCCGCCTTCCAGGACACCCCGATCTACGACTCCCTCGTCGCCGAGCGGGGTACCCCTCAGATCGCCCCGATCCGGGTCCCCTCCGCCTACGACCCGGGCATGAGCAACAACCTCCCGGCCCTGCCGTCCGCGCTCCCCGCGCTGCCGGCCGGTCCCTCTTCGTACGGCTACCAGCAGGCCCAGCAGCCCTCGCCGCTTCAGCAGGCTCAGGCGCCGTACATCCCGCAGCAGATGGGCGCGCCCCGGGGCTATCCAAGCCCGCAGCCTCAGCAGCCCCGCCCGATGGCGGCCGGCACGGGCTTCGAGGCCATGCGCCCCGCCGCTCCCCGGCCCGCACCCGCTCCGTACCAGGACCCGTACAACGGTCAGCAGTACCGCGGGTACTGA
- the lnt gene encoding apolipoprotein N-acyltransferase: MTATATTVDEPERLEPQDVPAPRGSRLVRRLVPAAAAALSGVLLYVSFPPRTLWWLALPAFAVFAWTLRGRSWKAGLGLGYLFGLGFLLPLLVWTGVEVGSGPWLALVAVEAIYIALVGAGITFVSRLPGWPLWAAALWIAGEAARARAPFGGFPWGKIAFGQADGVFLPLAAVGGTPVLGFAVVLCGFGLYEIVRLAVERRGTGVLRRGAAVVALSGIVVPVVGALAARTLVSDKAEDGTATVALIQGNVPRAGLDFNAQRRAVLDHHVAETERLAAEVRAGKKPKPDLVLWPENSSDIDPFANPDARYVIDGAAKAIGAPISVGAVVGRGGKIYNEQILWDPVKGPVSTYDKRQVQPFGEYLPLRPLLGAINKNWTTMVRQDFSRGTKPGVFKMNGTGVGLVTCYEAAFDWAVRSTVTDGAQIISVPSNNATFDRSEMTYQQLAMSRIRAVEHSRTVTVPVTSGVSAVIMPDGRITQKTGMFVADSLVQKVPLRSSQTPATKLGILPEMVLVLIAAGGLGWAATTAVRSRRNSGA; the protein is encoded by the coding sequence GTGACCGCCACAGCAACCACCGTAGACGAGCCGGAACGGCTCGAACCCCAGGACGTGCCCGCTCCGCGCGGGTCCCGCCTGGTGCGCCGCCTCGTTCCGGCCGCCGCCGCGGCACTCTCCGGAGTGCTGCTGTACGTCAGCTTCCCGCCACGGACCCTGTGGTGGCTCGCCCTCCCGGCCTTCGCGGTCTTCGCCTGGACCCTGCGCGGTCGCTCCTGGAAGGCCGGCCTCGGCCTCGGCTATCTCTTCGGCCTCGGATTCCTGCTGCCGCTGCTGGTCTGGACGGGCGTCGAGGTCGGCTCAGGCCCCTGGCTCGCCCTCGTCGCGGTCGAGGCGATCTACATAGCGCTGGTCGGCGCGGGCATCACCTTCGTCTCCCGGCTGCCGGGGTGGCCGCTGTGGGCGGCGGCCCTCTGGATCGCCGGCGAGGCGGCACGCGCGCGTGCGCCCTTCGGTGGCTTCCCCTGGGGGAAGATCGCGTTCGGGCAGGCCGACGGTGTGTTCCTGCCGCTCGCCGCCGTCGGCGGCACCCCGGTCCTCGGCTTCGCCGTCGTGCTCTGCGGCTTCGGCCTCTACGAGATCGTCCGTCTCGCCGTCGAACGGCGCGGCACCGGCGTCCTGCGCCGGGGCGCCGCCGTCGTGGCGCTGTCCGGCATCGTCGTCCCGGTCGTCGGCGCGCTCGCCGCGCGGACGCTGGTCAGCGACAAGGCGGAGGACGGCACGGCGACGGTCGCGCTCATCCAGGGCAACGTCCCGCGCGCGGGACTCGACTTCAACGCGCAGCGGCGCGCCGTCCTCGACCACCACGTGGCCGAGACCGAGCGGCTGGCCGCCGAGGTCAGGGCGGGCAAGAAGCCCAAGCCCGACCTGGTGCTCTGGCCGGAGAACTCCTCCGACATCGACCCGTTCGCCAACCCGGACGCCCGCTACGTCATCGACGGGGCGGCCAAGGCGATCGGCGCCCCCATCTCCGTCGGCGCGGTCGTCGGGCGGGGCGGCAAGATCTACAACGAGCAGATCCTGTGGGACCCGGTGAAGGGCCCTGTGAGCACGTACGACAAGCGCCAGGTCCAGCCGTTCGGCGAGTACCTCCCGCTGCGTCCGCTGCTCGGAGCCATCAACAAGAACTGGACCACCATGGTCCGCCAGGACTTCAGCCGCGGCACGAAGCCCGGCGTGTTCAAGATGAACGGCACCGGCGTCGGGCTCGTCACCTGCTACGAGGCGGCCTTCGACTGGGCCGTGCGCAGCACCGTCACCGACGGCGCGCAGATCATCTCGGTCCCCAGCAACAACGCGACCTTCGACCGCAGCGAGATGACCTACCAGCAGCTCGCGATGTCCCGCATCCGCGCCGTCGAGCACAGCCGCACCGTCACGGTGCCCGTGACCAGCGGTGTGAGCGCCGTGATCATGCCCGACGGCAGGATCACCCAGAAGACCGGGATGTTCGTCGCCGACTCACTCGTCCAGAAGGTGCCGCTGCGCTCCTCCCAGACCCCGGCCACGAAGCTCGGCATCCTCCCGGAGATGGTCCTCGTGCTGATCGCGGCGGGCGGCCTCGGCTGGGCGGCGACCACGGCGGTCCGATCGCGGCGCAACAGCGGCGCGTAG
- a CDS encoding MOSC N-terminal beta barrel domain-containing protein — translation MGNAVLHSIHVHPVKAFRSSSLQEAEVEPWGLAGDRRWVLIDEAGKVVTQREQPRLALAAAETLSGGGLRLAADGREPVTVPVPEPTGTTTVEIFGEKVEAVLADPAAHAWASAYVGAEVRLAHMDDPAARRPVDPEFALPGETVSFADGFPLLLTALGSLDALNSLIARGDLADEGPLPMGRFRPNVVVSGTDAWAEDAWSRIAIGEVTFRVTGMCGRCVVTTTDQDTARRGKEPLRTLARHRRIGGKLMFGQNLVPENRGTLRVGDPVTVLA, via the coding sequence ATGGGGAACGCGGTACTGCACTCGATCCACGTCCATCCGGTCAAGGCGTTCCGGAGCTCTTCGCTCCAGGAGGCCGAGGTGGAGCCCTGGGGGCTGGCCGGAGACCGACGCTGGGTCCTGATCGACGAAGCGGGAAAGGTCGTCACGCAACGCGAGCAGCCGCGTCTGGCGCTGGCCGCCGCCGAGACACTCTCCGGCGGCGGCCTCCGTCTTGCCGCCGACGGCCGCGAGCCCGTGACGGTTCCCGTGCCCGAACCCACCGGTACGACAACGGTGGAGATCTTCGGTGAGAAAGTGGAGGCCGTCCTCGCCGACCCGGCCGCGCACGCCTGGGCGAGTGCCTACGTGGGCGCCGAGGTGCGCCTGGCCCACATGGACGACCCGGCCGCCCGCAGGCCCGTCGACCCCGAGTTCGCGCTGCCCGGCGAGACCGTCAGCTTCGCCGACGGCTTCCCGCTGCTCCTCACCGCGCTCGGATCGCTGGACGCGCTCAACTCCCTGATCGCGCGCGGCGACCTGGCCGATGAAGGCCCTTTGCCGATGGGCCGTTTCCGGCCGAACGTCGTCGTCTCCGGCACCGACGCCTGGGCCGAGGACGCGTGGTCGCGCATCGCGATCGGCGAGGTCACCTTCCGTGTCACCGGGATGTGCGGCCGCTGCGTCGTCACCACGACCGACCAGGACACCGCGCGGCGCGGCAAGGAACCCCTGCGGACACTCGCCCGGCACCGGCGCATCGGCGGAAAGCTGATGTTCGGACAGAACCTGGTGCCCGAGAACCGCGGCACGCTGCGGGTCGGCGACCCGGTCACGGTCCTCGCCTGA
- a CDS encoding 3-hydroxybutyrate dehydrogenase, whose translation MTAPTALPGPHASTLDLGGRTALVTGAASGIGRACALRLAAAGAKVRAVDRDARGLETLAEGARGLAGTVEPHVLDLTDLDAAEQAAAGTDVLVNNAGLQMVRPIEEFPPDVFHTVLTVMLEAPFRLIRGALPHMYGQGWGRIVNVSSVHGLRASAFKSAYVAAKHGLEGLSKTAALEGAPHGVTSNCVNPAYVRTPLVEKQLADQARTHGIPRERVLTEILLRDSAVKRLIEPEEVADAVAYLCGPQAAFMTGTSLALDGGWTAH comes from the coding sequence ATGACCGCGCCCACCGCCCTCCCGGGCCCCCACGCCTCCACGCTCGACCTCGGCGGCCGCACCGCCCTCGTCACCGGCGCCGCGAGCGGCATCGGCCGCGCCTGCGCGCTGCGGCTCGCCGCCGCCGGAGCGAAGGTCAGAGCGGTCGACCGGGACGCCCGAGGCCTGGAAACCCTGGCCGAAGGGGCGCGCGGTCTGGCCGGGACGGTCGAGCCGCACGTGCTCGACCTCACCGACCTCGACGCGGCCGAACAGGCCGCGGCCGGCACCGATGTCCTCGTGAACAACGCGGGGCTGCAAATGGTCCGCCCCATCGAGGAGTTCCCGCCCGACGTCTTCCACACGGTGCTCACCGTGATGCTGGAAGCACCGTTCCGCCTCATCCGCGGCGCCCTGCCTCACATGTACGGCCAGGGCTGGGGCCGCATCGTCAACGTCTCCTCCGTCCACGGGCTGCGCGCCTCCGCGTTCAAATCGGCCTACGTCGCCGCCAAGCACGGCCTCGAAGGACTCTCGAAGACCGCGGCCCTCGAAGGCGCGCCCCACGGGGTCACCTCGAACTGTGTGAACCCCGCCTATGTGCGCACCCCACTCGTCGAGAAACAGCTGGCCGACCAGGCGCGGACGCACGGGATTCCGCGGGAGCGCGTGCTGACCGAGATCCTGCTGCGCGACAGCGCGGTCAAGCGGCTCATCGAGCCGGAGGAGGTCGCGGATGCGGTGGCCTATCTCTGCGGCCCGCAGGCGGCCTTCATGACCGGAACCTCGCTGGCGCTGGACGGGGGCTGGACCGCGCACTGA
- a CDS encoding NUDIX domain-containing protein, with protein MATPDFIRTIRAFAGHQLLWLPGVSAVVFDDEGRILLGQRSDSHKWALISGIPEPGEQPAACAVREVYEETAVRIEVERVVMIQAGGQVTFANGDVCQFMDTTLRCRAVGGEARVNDDESLQVGWFAVDALPKLDDYALVRIKQALLDEPTWFEPTT; from the coding sequence ATGGCTACTCCCGACTTCATTCGCACGATCCGGGCCTTCGCGGGCCACCAGCTCCTCTGGCTCCCCGGGGTCAGCGCCGTGGTCTTCGACGACGAGGGCAGGATTCTGCTCGGCCAGCGTTCCGACAGCCACAAGTGGGCGCTCATCTCCGGCATCCCCGAGCCGGGGGAGCAGCCCGCGGCCTGCGCGGTGCGCGAGGTGTACGAGGAGACGGCCGTGCGCATCGAGGTCGAGCGCGTCGTGATGATCCAGGCCGGCGGGCAGGTGACGTTCGCCAACGGCGATGTCTGCCAGTTCATGGACACCACGCTCAGGTGCCGTGCCGTCGGCGGCGAGGCCCGCGTCAACGACGACGAATCGCTCCAGGTCGGCTGGTTCGCCGTGGACGCCCTGCCGAAGCTCGACGACTACGCGCTCGTGCGGATCAAGCAGGCGCTCCTCGACGAACCCACATGGTTCGAGCCCACGACCTGA
- a CDS encoding aspartate/glutamate racemase family protein encodes MKIALMDSGIGLLAAAAAVRRLRPDADLVLSSDPGSMPWGPRTPEDVTARALAVAEAAALHRPDALIVACNTASVRALPALRARLEPQVPVIGTVPAIKPAAAGGGPVAIWATPATTGSPYQRGLIEEFAGGVAVTEVACPGLADAVEHADQAAIDAAIEAAAAHTPEDVTAVVLGCTHYELVAERIRAAVQRPGHPPLVLHGSAGAVAAQALRRIGETADPSAPATSTVTVLQSGREGALPTTALTYEEGRVLSAVSPAR; translated from the coding sequence GTGAAGATCGCGCTCATGGACTCCGGAATCGGACTGCTCGCTGCTGCCGCCGCGGTGCGTCGACTGCGGCCCGACGCCGATCTCGTCCTCTCCTCCGACCCCGGCAGCATGCCCTGGGGACCCCGCACCCCGGAAGACGTCACCGCGCGCGCCCTCGCGGTCGCCGAGGCCGCCGCACTGCACCGGCCCGACGCCCTGATCGTTGCCTGCAACACCGCCTCCGTCCGCGCCCTGCCCGCGCTGCGCGCCCGCCTCGAACCGCAGGTGCCCGTCATCGGTACCGTCCCGGCCATCAAGCCCGCCGCGGCGGGTGGCGGACCCGTGGCGATCTGGGCGACGCCCGCCACCACGGGCAGCCCGTACCAGCGAGGACTGATCGAGGAGTTCGCCGGCGGAGTGGCCGTCACCGAGGTCGCCTGCCCCGGACTCGCAGACGCCGTCGAGCACGCCGACCAGGCGGCCATCGACGCCGCGATCGAGGCGGCCGCCGCGCACACCCCCGAGGACGTGACGGCCGTCGTCCTGGGCTGCACCCACTACGAACTCGTCGCCGAACGCATCCGCGCCGCGGTGCAGCGCCCCGGCCACCCGCCGCTCGTCCTGCACGGGTCCGCCGGAGCCGTCGCCGCCCAGGCGCTGCGCCGGATCGGCGAGACCGCGGACCCCTCGGCCCCCGCCACCTCTACCGTCACGGTGCTCCAGAGCGGACGCGAGGGTGCCCTGCCCACCACGGCACTCACCTACGAGGAAGGCCGCGTGCTCTCGGCGGTCAGCCCCGCACGCTGA
- a CDS encoding TerD family protein: MSMRKGSNVPVPTSALKVELGWRSGHGVPDVDASALLLVAGKVRSDGDFVFYNQPAHSSGAVRHEGKRNDGGQVTDALFVDLTRVESVVETVVLAASADGGSFGRVPGLHIRVLDAHGGTEIARFESTDATVETAFVLGEFYRRQGAWKFRAVGQGYSSGLEGLATDYGITVDEPQHAAPPAAAPQGPATLVQGPPPPVAPPVTVPPPVAPPVTTQPPWAPQPTTASWPPAAQQPPAAPPAPVRLSKVTLTKEAPSVSLAKQGGTGGAMRVNLNWEVRKQFSGWGSKRGRAVAMHADLDLDLCALYELSDGRKGVVQALGNAFGALHQPPYIHLDGDDRTGAVASGENLTINLDHKQSFRRILIFVTIYEGARSFADLHATVTLQPLNGAPIDFSLDECTVPSTVCALALITGTGADLVVQREARYLVPARGVSPQRTVDHAYGWGMNWTPGRK, encoded by the coding sequence ATGTCAATGCGTAAGGGATCCAATGTTCCTGTCCCGACGAGCGCGCTCAAGGTGGAATTGGGGTGGCGTTCAGGACACGGGGTGCCCGACGTCGACGCGTCCGCCCTTCTGCTCGTGGCCGGAAAAGTCCGTTCGGACGGCGACTTCGTCTTCTACAACCAGCCGGCGCACTCCTCGGGCGCCGTGCGCCACGAGGGCAAGCGGAACGACGGCGGTCAGGTGACCGACGCGCTGTTCGTCGATCTGACGCGCGTGGAGTCCGTCGTCGAGACCGTGGTCCTGGCCGCCTCCGCGGACGGCGGTTCCTTCGGGCGCGTGCCCGGCCTCCACATCCGGGTGCTCGACGCACACGGCGGCACGGAGATCGCCCGCTTCGAGAGCACCGACGCGACCGTGGAGACCGCCTTCGTCCTCGGCGAGTTCTACCGTCGCCAGGGGGCCTGGAAGTTCCGCGCCGTCGGACAGGGCTACAGCAGCGGCCTCGAAGGACTGGCCACCGACTACGGCATCACGGTGGACGAGCCTCAGCACGCGGCGCCTCCCGCCGCCGCGCCACAGGGACCCGCCACCCTCGTCCAGGGGCCGCCGCCTCCCGTGGCGCCCCCGGTCACCGTGCCGCCGCCGGTCGCCCCTCCCGTCACCACGCAGCCGCCCTGGGCTCCGCAGCCCACCACGGCCTCCTGGCCACCGGCGGCCCAGCAGCCACCCGCGGCCCCTCCGGCGCCCGTCCGGCTCTCCAAGGTGACGCTCACCAAGGAGGCGCCCTCCGTCTCCCTCGCCAAACAGGGCGGCACCGGTGGTGCCATGCGGGTCAACCTCAACTGGGAGGTGCGCAAGCAGTTCTCGGGGTGGGGCAGCAAACGAGGCAGGGCCGTCGCCATGCACGCGGACCTTGACCTCGACCTGTGCGCCCTGTACGAGCTGTCCGACGGCCGCAAGGGAGTCGTCCAGGCGCTCGGCAACGCCTTCGGGGCCCTGCACCAGCCGCCGTACATACATCTCGACGGAGACGACCGCACGGGAGCCGTGGCCTCCGGTGAGAACCTCACCATCAACCTCGACCACAAGCAGAGCTTCCGGCGCATCCTCATCTTCGTGACCATCTACGAAGGGGCCCGTTCCTTCGCCGACCTGCATGCCACGGTCACGCTCCAGCCGCTGAACGGCGCGCCCATCGACTTCTCGCTCGACGAGTGCACCGTGCCCTCCACGGTCTGCGCGCTGGCCCTCATCACCGGCACCGGCGCCGACCTGGTCGTCCAGCGCGAGGCCCGGTACCTCGTCCCCGCGCGCGGGGTGAGCCCGCAGCGGACCGTCGACCACGCCTACGGCTGGGGCATGAACTGGACACCCGGCAGGAAGTGA
- a CDS encoding glycosyltransferase, translating to MSALVWIALGSLAAWLWLLLGQGFFWRTDVRLPPCREPSDWPSVCVVVPARDEAGVLPESLPSLLAQDYPGRAEIFLVDDGSSDGTGELARELARRNGGLPLTVGSPGEPPAGWTGKLWAVRHGIALARAREPEYLLLTDADIAHAPDSLRLLVAAARTGGFDLVSQMARLRVESLWERLVVPAFVYFFAQLYPFHRIAVKGSRTAAAAGGCVLLRADAAERARIPDAIRHAVIDDVALARAVKRGGGRIWLGLAERVDSVRPYPRLHDLWRMVSRSAYAQLRHSPLLLAGTVAGLAVVYLVPPVALVAGLAAGNAWAAAAGGLAWLVMTATYGPMLRYYGQSLAPAPLLPFTAFLYLLMTVDSAVQHYRGRGAAWKGRTYARPDAALDDN from the coding sequence GTGAGCGCCCTCGTGTGGATCGCCCTCGGATCACTGGCCGCCTGGCTGTGGCTGCTGCTCGGCCAGGGCTTCTTCTGGCGTACGGACGTGAGGCTGCCTCCGTGCCGTGAGCCGTCGGACTGGCCCTCCGTCTGCGTCGTGGTGCCGGCCCGGGACGAGGCCGGCGTCCTGCCCGAGAGCCTTCCGTCCCTCCTGGCGCAGGACTATCCGGGGCGGGCAGAGATCTTCCTCGTCGACGACGGCAGTTCGGACGGCACGGGAGAGCTCGCCCGTGAGCTGGCGCGCCGGAACGGCGGACTGCCGCTCACCGTCGGCTCACCGGGCGAACCGCCTGCGGGCTGGACGGGCAAGCTCTGGGCCGTACGTCATGGCATCGCACTGGCCCGCGCGCGGGAGCCCGAGTATCTGCTGCTCACCGACGCCGACATCGCGCACGCGCCGGACAGCCTGCGGCTCCTGGTGGCGGCGGCCCGCACCGGTGGCTTCGATCTCGTCTCGCAGATGGCACGGCTGCGGGTGGAGAGCCTGTGGGAACGGCTCGTCGTGCCCGCCTTCGTCTACTTCTTCGCGCAGCTCTACCCCTTCCACCGGATCGCGGTGAAGGGCTCCCGGACGGCGGCCGCGGCGGGGGGATGTGTCCTGCTGCGCGCGGACGCCGCCGAGCGGGCGCGGATCCCGGACGCGATCCGTCATGCCGTCATCGACGACGTGGCGCTCGCGCGTGCCGTGAAGCGCGGCGGCGGCCGCATCTGGCTGGGCCTGGCCGAGCGGGTGGACAGCGTGCGCCCCTATCCGCGGCTGCACGACCTGTGGCGGATGGTCTCGCGCAGCGCGTACGCACAGCTGCGGCACAGCCCTCTGCTGCTCGCCGGGACGGTGGCCGGGCTCGCCGTGGTGTATCTGGTGCCGCCGGTCGCCCTGGTGGCGGGGCTCGCGGCGGGGAACGCGTGGGCGGCGGCGGCCGGGGGTCTCGCCTGGCTGGTGATGACGGCGACCTATGGACCGATGCTCCGCTACTACGGACAGTCCTTGGCGCCGGCCCCCCTCCTGCCGTTCACCGCCTTCCTCTATCTCCTCATGACGGTCGACTCCGCGGTGCAGCACTACAGGGGGCGCGGCGCGGCCTGGAAGGGCCGCACCTACGCGCGCCCCGACGCCGCCCTCGACGACAACTAG